A genomic region of Nostoc sp. UHCC 0702 contains the following coding sequences:
- a CDS encoding M28 family peptidase has translation MWDYDRLFQSITELVMHHSPSGVEAEINQFLIQRLTALGVQVWCDRADNIIAKIPGKNPDRAIAITAHKDEIGAIVKSVGDEGRVEVRRLGGSFPWIYGEGVVDLLGDNETISGILSFGSRHVSHESPQKVQQEDTAVKWENAWIETKLTTAELEAAGIRPGTRMVIGKHRKHPIRLKDHIASYTLDNKASVAILLALAQTLKQPTVDVYLVASAKEEVGAIGALFFTQNQQLDALIALEICPLSKEYPIEDGKSPVILSQDAYGIYDETLNGQLRHCAKQLEMPVQLTTLSQFGSDASIAMKFGHVGRAACLAFPTQNTHGYEIAHLGAIANCIDLLKAFCESEVN, from the coding sequence ATGTGGGATTACGATCGCCTATTTCAAAGCATCACAGAATTAGTTATGCACCATTCTCCTAGTGGTGTAGAAGCTGAAATCAATCAATTTTTGATACAACGATTGACTGCGCTGGGTGTACAAGTCTGGTGCGATCGCGCCGATAATATTATTGCCAAAATTCCCGGAAAAAATCCAGACAGAGCGATCGCTATCACCGCTCACAAAGATGAAATTGGTGCAATTGTCAAGTCTGTGGGCGATGAAGGTCGTGTAGAAGTTCGCAGACTCGGCGGTTCTTTCCCGTGGATTTACGGTGAAGGGGTTGTAGATTTATTGGGAGACAACGAAACTATCAGCGGTATTCTCAGCTTTGGTTCTCGTCATGTCTCCCACGAATCACCGCAAAAAGTTCAGCAAGAAGATACAGCCGTTAAGTGGGAAAATGCTTGGATTGAAACCAAACTCACCACCGCTGAACTAGAAGCCGCTGGTATTCGACCCGGAACGAGAATGGTAATTGGTAAGCATCGCAAACATCCAATTCGCTTAAAGGATCACATTGCCAGTTACACTTTGGACAATAAAGCTTCTGTCGCGATTCTCCTAGCTTTGGCCCAAACCTTGAAACAGCCAACAGTTGATGTTTATCTGGTAGCCTCAGCTAAAGAAGAAGTAGGGGCAATTGGGGCGTTATTTTTTACTCAAAACCAGCAATTGGATGCATTAATTGCCTTGGAAATTTGTCCCCTATCGAAGGAATACCCTATTGAGGACGGAAAAAGTCCGGTAATTCTGTCTCAGGATGCCTATGGTATCTATGATGAAACTTTAAATGGACAGCTACGGCATTGTGCAAAACAACTAGAAATGCCAGTGCAGTTAACAACTTTGAGTCAATTTGGCAGTGATGCTTCAATTGCCATGAAATTTGGCCACGTCGGTCGTGCTGCTTGTTTAGCATTTCCCACACAAAACACCCACGGCTATGAAATTGCCCATTTAGGAGCGATCGCCAATTGTATCGATTTGTTAAAAGCCTT